The segment GGAATGGGCGAATGTCGTCCCGACCGGGACGATTAAACCGTCACAGCTCCGCGACCGCCACCCCGAACGCCCAATCCAGCCAGGGCGTCACCGCCACCACGTCCTCCGTCTCGACCGTGCAGCCGCACCACAGCCGCAGGCCCGCGGGCGCGTTCCGGTGGCTCTCCACGTCGAACGCCGCGCCCTCGGCCTCCAGCAGGCCCTTCATCCGCTTGACGAAGGCCTGCCGCCCCGCCTCGTCCAGGGCCGTCACGCGCGGATCGACGATCTTCAGACAGACCGAGGTCGTCGACCGCGTCGCCGGATCGACGGCCAGGCTTTCGATCCAGTCCGTTCGCCCGACCCAGGCCTGCAGCGCGCCCGCGTTCGCATCGGTGCGGCGGATCAGCTCGCTCAACCCCCCGACGCCTTGCGCCCACTCCAGCGCATCGATCCAGTCTTCCAGCGTCCACAGGCTGAAGGTGTTGATCATCGACCCCGTGGCCAGCGCCCGGTCGAACCCCCTGGCGTCTCTGAGCCGCAGAACCTTGGGCACCGGCCGGGGCGGCGCATAGGTGTCCAGCCGCTCGACCGCGCGCGGCGACAGGGCCGCCACCCCGATCCCGGCCTCTCCGCCCAGCGCCTTCTGGAAACTGAACGTCACCACATCCAGACGCGAATAGTCGATGGCCATGGCGAAGGCCGCCGACGTCGCGTCGCAGATCGCCAGCCCCGTCCGGTCCTTCGAGATAAAGTCCGCGCTCGGCACCCGCACCCCTGAGGTCGTGCCGTTCCACGGAAACACCAGGTCCTTGTCGGGGTCCACGCGCGAAAGGTCCGGCAGCTCACCCCAGGGCGCTTCCAGCAGTTCCAGGTCGTCCAGCTTCAGGTGATCCTTAGCATCGACCGCCCACTGCTTGCCGAAATTCTCGAACGCCATGACCTGCACCGGCCGCTGGCCCAGCATCGACCACATCGCCGCCTCGACCGCGCCCGTGTCGGACCCCGGCAGATAGGCCAGTACCCAGTCCTCGGGCACCTCCAGCACCGCCTTGGTCAACCGGATGCCATGCGCGAACCGCTCCACCACCTCCGGTGCGCGGATCCCCCGTCCCAGCAGGGTCTGCGGCAGCCCTTCCGACGACCAGCCCGGCCGCTTGGCCGTCGGCCCGGCCGAGAACCACGGCCGCTTCGGCTTTACACTCGGCTTGTCCACGTTCAGCTCTTTCCGGGCCTGTAGGGACGGCTTTTGCGCCAGTCCTCCGCGATCCGTTGCAATATCGGATCGACGGTCTCGGGCAAGGTCACGATCAGTCGCGCCTTCAGGTCGCCGCGCGATCCACCCGCATAGGCCCCCTTGCCCTTCAGCCGCAGCGTCTGGCCCGAGTTCGCCCCCTTCGGCACCGTCACCGAGACCGGCCCGTCCGGGGTCGGGCATTCCACCTTGCCCCCCAGAACCGCATCCGGCACCGAGATCGGCAGA is part of the Brevundimonas sp. AJA228-03 genome and harbors:
- a CDS encoding phosphoserine transaminase translates to MDKPSVKPKRPWFSAGPTAKRPGWSSEGLPQTLLGRGIRAPEVVERFAHGIRLTKAVLEVPEDWVLAYLPGSDTGAVEAAMWSMLGQRPVQVMAFENFGKQWAVDAKDHLKLDDLELLEAPWGELPDLSRVDPDKDLVFPWNGTTSGVRVPSADFISKDRTGLAICDATSAAFAMAIDYSRLDVVTFSFQKALGGEAGIGVAALSPRAVERLDTYAPPRPVPKVLRLRDARGFDRALATGSMINTFSLWTLEDWIDALEWAQGVGGLSELIRRTDANAGALQAWVGRTDWIESLAVDPATRSTTSVCLKIVDPRVTALDEAGRQAFVKRMKGLLEAEGAAFDVESHRNAPAGLRLWCGCTVETEDVVAVTPWLDWAFGVAVAEL